From a single Fusobacterium pseudoperiodonticum genomic region:
- a CDS encoding Na+/H+ antiporter NhaC family protein gives MGSVIAILLFSVSLIFCLLLNFSVVYALIVGYIIFITYGLIKGYDLKVLVKKSFEGVLTVKNILLVFVLIGMITALWRASGTIAFIVYMGSKLILPSILILLTFLLCSILSFLIGTSLGTAATMGVISVSIGKAMGINPYYLGGAVLSGIYFGDRCSPMSTSALLITELTKTNLYTNIKLMLKTSIIPFIATCLFYLFLGLKSSTSPVSIDATNIFKENYNLNIVVIVPAILIIILSLFKVNVKKTMLLSIFISFIIAMFFQKESVTSLINYCIYGFHHSNEKLNLMMKGGGILSMVKVGLIVAISSSYSGIFKETKMLILIKEYLKKFSEKTSNYLTIFLSSIISGAIACNQSLGTILTYELCEELEEKQNMAIILENTVVLLAALIPWNIAMAVPLKTIDIGLMSGLFAFYLYFLPLWNLFLGIVKEKKKINR, from the coding sequence ATGGGAAGTGTTATTGCAATCTTATTATTTTCAGTGTCACTTATATTTTGTCTTTTATTAAATTTTTCAGTTGTATATGCACTTATAGTGGGCTATATAATTTTTATAACATATGGTCTCATTAAAGGCTATGACTTAAAAGTTTTAGTAAAAAAATCATTTGAAGGAGTATTGACAGTAAAAAATATATTGTTAGTTTTTGTTCTTATAGGTATGATAACAGCCTTATGGAGAGCTTCTGGAACAATAGCATTTATTGTTTATATGGGTTCAAAATTAATTTTACCATCAATTTTAATACTCCTTACTTTTTTACTTTGTTCAATACTTTCATTTTTAATAGGAACTTCTCTTGGAACAGCTGCTACTATGGGAGTTATTTCTGTTTCAATAGGAAAGGCAATGGGAATTAATCCTTATTATCTTGGAGGAGCGGTTTTAAGTGGAATATATTTTGGAGATAGATGTTCTCCAATGTCAACTTCTGCACTACTTATTACAGAACTTACAAAAACTAATTTATATACAAATATTAAATTAATGCTAAAAACTTCTATTATACCCTTTATTGCTACTTGTTTATTTTATTTATTTTTAGGCTTAAAAAGTTCTACTTCACCAGTTAGTATAGATGCAACAAATATTTTTAAAGAAAATTATAATTTGAACATAGTAGTTATAGTGCCAGCTATTCTAATAATTATTCTTTCTTTATTCAAAGTCAATGTTAAGAAAACAATGTTATTGAGTATATTTATAAGTTTTATTATTGCAATGTTTTTTCAAAAAGAAAGTGTAACTTCACTTATAAATTACTGTATCTATGGTTTTCATCATTCTAATGAAAAATTAAATTTAATGATGAAAGGTGGAGGAATTCTATCGATGGTAAAGGTTGGACTGATAGTTGCAATTTCTTCTTCATATTCTGGAATTTTTAAAGAGACAAAAATGTTAATTTTAATTAAGGAGTATTTGAAAAAGTTTTCTGAAAAAACTTCAAATTATCTTACTATATTTTTGAGTTCTATTATTTCAGGAGCTATTGCTTGTAATCAAAGTTTGGGAACAATTTTAACTTATGAATTATGTGAAGAACTAGAAGAGAAACAAAATATGGCTATAATTTTAGAGAATACTGTAGTACTATTGGCAGCACTTATTCCTTGGAACATTGCAATGGCAGTACCATTAAAAACAATAGATATAGGACTTATGTCAGGACTTTTTGCTTTTTACTTATATTTTTTACCACTTTGGAATTTATTTTTAGGAATTGTTAAAGAAAAAAAGAAAATTAACAGATAA
- a CDS encoding DUF4299 family protein, which yields MSISFYVKNKKKFLGYEPVLNVESALSLLDKELNTYGTDGIDINDLLLSPLSKYQCLLVGAEEESARGFELSYDNKNKVYGVRIFTPSSREDWLLALKYIKALAKKMGTEIVNERGETFTVDNIEKFDYEPDILYGIKVITENIKSGESSNYIIFGTTRPVSFDEKMIDEINNSASPIDTFSRIVRDIQNLDAYSANQRFYQNEEDGRIMGAYTITESLRTIIPYKPSVEFHNSDMLKNDDIAFWNMGFVVINGDENDPNSYQGVGQLDYDDFIKKLPKEKYKFIDASYIMVEPLTKEEISNLLK from the coding sequence ATGAGTATAAGTTTTTATGTAAAAAATAAGAAAAAATTTTTAGGTTATGAACCAGTTTTAAATGTTGAAAGTGCATTATCATTATTGGATAAGGAGCTTAATACTTATGGTACAGATGGTATAGATATTAATGATTTATTACTTTCACCTCTTTCTAAATATCAATGTCTTTTAGTAGGTGCTGAAGAGGAAAGTGCAAGAGGATTTGAACTATCTTATGATAACAAAAATAAAGTTTATGGTGTAAGAATTTTTACTCCTTCTTCAAGAGAAGATTGGCTTTTAGCTCTAAAATATATAAAAGCATTGGCTAAAAAAATGGGAACAGAAATTGTAAATGAAAGAGGAGAAACATTTACAGTAGACAATATAGAGAAGTTTGATTATGAACCAGATATACTTTATGGAATAAAAGTAATTACAGAAAATATAAAAAGTGGGGAATCAAGTAATTATATTATTTTTGGTACAACTAGACCTGTCTCTTTTGATGAAAAGATGATAGATGAAATAAATAATTCAGCTAGCCCTATTGATACTTTCTCAAGAATAGTCAGAGATATTCAAAATTTAGATGCTTATTCAGCAAATCAACGTTTCTATCAAAATGAAGAAGATGGAAGAATTATGGGAGCTTATACTATTACAGAAAGCCTTAGAACAATTATTCCATATAAACCTAGTGTTGAATTTCATAATTCCGATATGCTTAAGAATGATGATATAGCTTTTTGGAATATGGGTTTTGTTGTTATTAATGGAGATGAAAATGACCCAAATAGTTATCAAGGTGTTGGTCAATTAGATTATGATGATTTTATAAAAAAATTGCCAAAAGAAAAATATAAATTTATAGATGCTTCGTATATTATGGTTGAGCCATTAACTAAAGAAGAAATCTCAAACTTATTGAAATAG
- a CDS encoding TIGR01212 family radical SAM protein (This family includes YhcC from E. coli K-12, an uncharacterized radical SAM protein.) has product MIRKIYMLNDFLKEKFNEKIYKVSLDGGFTCPNRDGKVSRGGCIFCSENGSGDFTATKLKSIHAQIEEQIDLVSKKYKGDKYIAYFQNFTNTYAEVSYLRKIYEEALSHEKIVGLAIATRPDCLEDDVLELLAELNKKTFLWVELGLQTLNDDVAKYFNRAYETEIYKEASEKLNRLSIKFVTHIIIGLPKEENDDYLKTAIFAQNCGTWGIKLHLMYVVKNTPLEKLYLNGDLKVNTKEEYVEKVVNVLENISSEIVVHRLTGDGDRETLVAPLWSIKKIDVLNSIHKELKRRNTYQGKLYYGGLK; this is encoded by the coding sequence ATGATAAGGAAAATTTATATGTTAAACGACTTTTTAAAAGAGAAGTTTAATGAAAAAATATATAAAGTTTCTCTTGATGGAGGCTTTACTTGTCCAAATAGAGATGGGAAAGTTTCCAGAGGAGGTTGTATATTTTGTAGTGAAAATGGTAGTGGAGATTTTACTGCTACAAAATTAAAGTCTATTCATGCTCAAATTGAAGAACAGATAGACTTGGTTTCAAAAAAATACAAGGGAGATAAATATATAGCATATTTTCAAAATTTTACCAATACTTATGCTGAAGTAAGTTATTTAAGGAAAATTTATGAAGAAGCACTATCTCATGAAAAAATAGTTGGCTTAGCTATAGCAACAAGACCTGACTGTTTAGAGGATGATGTTTTAGAGCTATTAGCTGAGTTAAATAAAAAGACTTTTCTTTGGGTAGAATTAGGTTTACAAACACTAAATGATGATGTAGCAAAATATTTTAATAGGGCTTATGAAACAGAAATCTATAAAGAGGCCTCTGAAAAATTAAACAGACTGAGTATTAAATTTGTTACTCATATAATAATAGGTTTACCTAAAGAAGAAAATGATGATTATTTAAAAACAGCTATCTTTGCACAAAATTGTGGAACTTGGGGAATAAAACTTCATTTGATGTATGTTGTAAAAAATACTCCCTTAGAAAAATTATACTTAAATGGAGATTTAAAGGTTAATACTAAAGAAGAATATGTTGAAAAAGTTGTAAATGTTTTAGAGAATATTTCATCTGAAATAGTTGTACATAGATTGACAGGGGACGGAGATAGAGAAACTTTAGTAGCACCTTTATGGAGTATAAAAAAAATAGATGTTTTAAATTCAATACATAAAGAATTAAAAAGAAGAAATACATATCAGGGAAAATTATATTATGGAGGTTTAAAATGA
- the nagB gene encoding glucosamine-6-phosphate deaminase has protein sequence MRFVITDNKRVGDWAAVYVANKIREFNPTAERKFVLGLPTGSTPLQMYKRLIEFNKAGIISFKNVVTFNMDEYLGLEATHDQSYHYYMYNNFFKHIDIEKANINILDGKTENYEEECKRYEEKILELGGIDLFLGGVGVDGHIAFNEPGSSFKSRTRKVQLTENTIIANSRFFDNDITKVPRFALTVGIETITSAKEVLIMVEGENKARALHKGIESGINHMWAVSSLQLHENAIIVADEDACSELKVGTYRYYKDIESENCDVDKLLEKVQK, from the coding sequence ATGAGATTTGTTATAACAGATAATAAAAGAGTGGGAGATTGGGCAGCTGTCTATGTTGCAAATAAGATTAGAGAATTTAATCCAACAGCTGAAAGAAAATTTGTACTTGGATTGCCTACAGGTAGTACACCACTTCAAATGTATAAAAGACTAATAGAATTCAATAAAGCAGGAATTATTAGCTTCAAAAATGTGGTTACTTTCAACATGGACGAATATCTTGGACTTGAAGCTACTCATGACCAAAGCTACCATTATTACATGTATAACAATTTCTTTAAACATATTGATATAGAAAAAGCAAATATAAATATTTTAGATGGAAAAACTGAAAATTATGAAGAAGAATGTAAAAGATATGAAGAAAAGATTTTAGAATTAGGGGGAATAGATTTATTTCTAGGTGGAGTTGGAGTTGATGGACATATTGCATTTAATGAACCTGGTTCATCTTTTAAGTCAAGAACAAGAAAAGTCCAATTAACTGAAAATACTATAATTGCTAATTCAAGATTTTTTGATAATGATATAACCAAAGTTCCTAGATTTGCTTTAACAGTTGGAATAGAAACTATTACTTCTGCAAAAGAAGTTTTAATTATGGTAGAAGGTGAAAATAAAGCTAGAGCTTTACATAAGGGAATAGAATCAGGAATAAATCATATGTGGGCTGTATCAAGTTTGCAATTACATGAAAATGCAATTATTGTTGCTGATGAAGATGCTTGTTCTGAATTAAAAGTTGGTACATATAGATATTATAAAGATATAGAATCTGAAAATTGTGATGTGGATAAACTATTAGAAAAAGTGCAAAAATAG
- a CDS encoding AzlC family ABC transporter permease produces MEEFKFAFKNYILIAFPYLFIGITCGFLMKEAGFGAIWSLLSCLLVYGGTIQLLMVGLLKANTPIISMGLISLIVNSRHMFYGLSFLQEFKKIRKESFLKFFYLAFSLTDEVYSIYAAIKIPERLNKTKTMLYINLLAQFTWTFGCVVGNLAFNLIKFDLKGIDFIITEFFCIVVISQLIGDKSYISTSVGIISSIIAFLIMGSNFIVLAIFLSMLTLLILKKKLTEKEVDKHE; encoded by the coding sequence ATGGAGGAATTTAAATTTGCATTTAAAAATTATATTTTAATTGCTTTTCCTTATCTTTTTATTGGAATAACTTGTGGTTTTTTAATGAAAGAAGCAGGTTTTGGTGCAATATGGTCTTTACTTTCGTGTTTACTTGTTTATGGAGGAACTATCCAGCTTCTAATGGTAGGGCTTTTAAAAGCCAATACTCCAATAATTTCAATGGGACTTATTTCTCTAATAGTTAATTCAAGACATATGTTTTATGGTTTATCATTTTTGCAAGAATTTAAAAAAATTAGAAAAGAATCTTTCTTAAAGTTTTTTTATTTAGCATTTAGTTTAACTGATGAAGTTTATTCTATTTATGCTGCTATAAAAATTCCTGAAAGATTAAATAAAACTAAGACTATGCTTTATATAAATTTACTTGCACAGTTCACTTGGACTTTTGGTTGTGTTGTTGGAAACTTAGCTTTTAATCTTATAAAATTTGATTTAAAAGGAATTGATTTTATAATAACTGAATTTTTTTGTATAGTTGTAATTTCACAATTAATAGGAGATAAGTCATATATTTCGACTTCTGTTGGAATAATCTCATCAATTATAGCCTTTTTGATAATGGGAAGCAATTTCATTGTTTTAGCTATTTTCTTGAGTATGTTAACTTTACTTATCTTAAAAAAGAAACTTACAGAGAAAGAAGTTGATAAGCATGAATAA
- a CDS encoding branched-chain amino acid transporter permease — translation MNNNLYLFLAILSAGVGMVICRLLPFIIFANGKLPKLVKFYEKYLPYSLMAILFCYCFASVKFSVYPHGLPEIITLIVITLLHIWKKNVMLSLFLGTVVFLILSRVF, via the coding sequence ATGAATAATAATTTATATCTATTTTTAGCTATATTATCAGCAGGAGTAGGAATGGTTATTTGTAGACTATTGCCTTTTATTATCTTTGCAAATGGTAAATTACCAAAATTAGTAAAATTCTATGAAAAATATCTACCTTATTCACTGATGGCGATACTGTTCTGCTATTGTTTTGCAAGTGTAAAGTTTTCTGTATATCCTCATGGACTTCCAGAAATTATAACTTTAATTGTAATTACTCTTTTACATATTTGGAAGAAAAATGTGATGCTATCATTATTTTTAGGAACAGTAGTATTTTTGATATTGAGTAGAGTTTTCTGA
- the eis gene encoding enhanced intracellular survival protein Eis, which yields MKIRYAKKSEKEIAIKFWKDSFKDSEEQIKFYFDNIYNEKNYLVLEDKTKIISSLHENDYIFNFNNESIKSKYIVGVSSDITMRNKGYMSKLLISMLENSKKKDMPFVFLTPINPKIYRKFGFEYFSNIEYYNFSIEELANFKLPDNDYSYIEINEENKKLYLKDLIKVYNSNMEDKFCYLERDDFYFDKILKEAISDEMKIFILYKNKVASAYIIFGLYEENIEIRECMALDGISYKEILALIYGYRDYYKNVSLASPNNSNLEFLFENQLNIEKIVKPFMMMRILNPLAIFKNLKLENHNIYIYIEDKILKENTGLYFFSNKKFTFYALPVEKSIYHLRIDIADLVFLITGYFSIDDLVKMGKIDISNKETLRKLKRIFSKKNSYLYEFI from the coding sequence ATGAAAATTAGATATGCAAAAAAATCTGAAAAAGAAATAGCTATTAAATTTTGGAAAGATAGCTTTAAAGATAGTGAAGAACAAATCAAATTTTATTTTGATAATATCTATAATGAGAAAAATTATTTAGTCTTAGAAGATAAGACTAAAATAATTTCTTCCCTTCACGAAAACGATTATATTTTTAATTTCAATAATGAGAGTATAAAAAGTAAGTATATTGTTGGTGTTTCTTCAGATATAACAATGAGAAATAAGGGATATATGTCAAAATTATTAATCTCAATGTTAGAAAATTCTAAAAAAAAGGATATGCCTTTTGTTTTTTTGACTCCAATAAATCCTAAAATTTATAGAAAGTTTGGTTTTGAATATTTCTCTAATATTGAATACTATAATTTTTCTATTGAGGAATTAGCTAATTTTAAACTTCCAGATAATGATTATTCATATATAGAAATAAATGAGGAAAATAAAAAATTATATTTAAAGGATTTAATAAAAGTCTATAATTCTAATATGGAAGATAAATTTTGTTATTTAGAAAGAGATGATTTCTATTTTGATAAAATTTTAAAAGAAGCAATTAGTGATGAAATGAAAATTTTTATCCTATATAAAAATAAAGTGGCAAGTGCTTATATTATCTTTGGTTTATATGAAGAAAATATTGAAATTAGAGAATGTATGGCTTTAGATGGCATTTCATATAAAGAAATTTTAGCTTTAATCTATGGATATAGGGATTATTATAAAAATGTTAGTCTTGCTAGTCCAAATAATTCAAATTTAGAATTTCTTTTTGAAAATCAATTGAATATAGAAAAGATTGTTAAGCCTTTTATGATGATGAGAATTTTAAATCCATTAGCCATATTTAAAAATTTAAAATTAGAAAATCATAATATATATATATATATAGAGGATAAAATTTTAAAAGAAAATACAGGTCTATATTTTTTTTCAAATAAAAAATTTACTTTTTATGCACTTCCAGTAGAAAAATCTATTTATCATTTAAGAATAGATATAGCAGATTTAGTATTTTTAATAACAGGCTATTTTTCTATTGATGATTTAGTTAAAATGGGAAAAATTGATATTAGCAATAAAGAAACTCTTAGAAAATTAAAAAGAATATTTTCTAAAAAAAATTCCTATCTTTATGAATTTATATAA
- a CDS encoding DUF2828 family protein, giving the protein MNFFRKTLEILKRTWNNAVTNESTLNFNLDMFAYSSRDPKQDYEKNKNRFKNALIENDEIALANLLYTLDIRNGKGERALFKSYFYTLIEMNKDCAIQILPYIPELGRWDYVFEGIGTEIEENVYELIRAYLMMDIKNYNENKPVSLLAKWLPSIKTHNKKNYFAVKLAKKLNLTEKEYRKILSKLRDSLNIVEKHITNKEYEKIEYISVPSKAMVKYKNLFFTKDEVRFKEFIEELKDSKKAKYDNLFMNDFAKMYLDNLMKIGINYFYERTIKEACRLLFNNFFLKDLEENSQILLQNFKNEKNLINTMWKKQSKIEFDKNVLVIADTSGSMEGTPFETAISLAIYISQNNKSEEWRNKFIIFSSDCIEYSYDKDAEFTDIIDNIPLIAENTNIDKVFKKILNDSIEKNLPQLDEVIIISDMEFDMVQDKKDMSNFKHWKSEFAKYNYELPKIIFWNVARNVESFPVTKLDYGTCLVSGYSKNILKSIIDIENFDPIDIMLKTLEKKNYFKMVKEIKENLSRKEFEHVEEK; this is encoded by the coding sequence ATGAATTTTTTTAGAAAAACATTAGAAATCTTAAAAAGAACTTGGAATAATGCAGTTACAAATGAAAGTACATTGAATTTTAACTTAGATATGTTTGCTTATTCTAGTAGGGATCCTAAACAAGATTATGAAAAAAATAAAAATAGATTTAAAAATGCATTAATAGAAAATGATGAAATAGCACTTGCTAATTTACTATATACTCTTGATATAAGAAATGGTAAAGGAGAAAGAGCTTTATTTAAATCTTATTTCTATACACTTATAGAGATGAATAAAGACTGTGCCATTCAAATACTTCCATATATTCCTGAACTAGGAAGATGGGATTATGTATTTGAAGGAATAGGAACTGAAATTGAAGAAAATGTATATGAGCTTATTAGAGCTTATTTAATGATGGATATAAAAAATTACAATGAAAATAAACCTGTTTCTCTTTTGGCAAAGTGGTTACCCTCTATAAAAACTCATAACAAGAAAAATTATTTTGCAGTAAAATTAGCTAAAAAATTAAATTTAACTGAAAAAGAGTACAGAAAAATTTTATCTAAGTTAAGAGATAGTTTAAATATAGTTGAAAAACATATAACTAATAAAGAGTATGAGAAAATTGAATATATTTCAGTACCAAGTAAAGCTATGGTTAAATATAAAAATTTGTTCTTTACTAAAGATGAAGTAAGATTTAAAGAATTTATTGAAGAATTAAAGGATAGTAAAAAAGCTAAATATGATAATCTATTTATGAATGATTTTGCAAAGATGTATTTAGATAATTTGATGAAGATAGGAATAAATTATTTTTATGAAAGAACTATAAAAGAAGCTTGTAGACTTCTTTTTAATAACTTCTTTTTAAAGGACTTAGAAGAAAATAGCCAAATCTTATTACAAAATTTTAAAAATGAAAAAAATTTAATTAATACAATGTGGAAAAAACAATCAAAAATAGAATTTGATAAAAATGTACTTGTTATTGCAGATACAAGTGGTTCAATGGAAGGTACTCCCTTTGAAACAGCTATTTCTCTGGCAATATATATTTCTCAAAATAATAAATCTGAAGAATGGAGAAATAAATTTATAATTTTTTCTAGTGATTGTATTGAATATTCTTATGATAAGGATGCTGAATTTACAGATATTATAGATAATATTCCTTTAATTGCTGAAAATACTAATATTGATAAAGTTTTTAAAAAAATATTAAATGATAGTATAGAAAAAAATCTTCCTCAATTAGATGAAGTTATAATTATATCTGATATGGAATTTGATATGGTACAAGATAAAAAAGATATGAGTAATTTTAAACATTGGAAATCTGAGTTTGCAAAATATAACTATGAGTTGCCAAAAATTATATTTTGGAATGTTGCTAGAAATGTAGAATCGTTTCCTGTTACAAAATTAGATTATGGAACTTGTTTAGTAAGTGGATACAGTAAAAATATTTTAAAATCCATAATTGATATAGAGAATTTTGATCCTATAGATATTATGTTAAAAACTTTAGAAAAAAAGAATTATTTTAAAATGGTTAAAGAAATAAAGGAAAATTTGAGTAGAAAAGAATTTGAACATGTGGAGGAAAAATGA
- a CDS encoding S1 RNA-binding domain-containing protein → MIKVGKRQKLVINNFASVGAYLFAGTDDDKDNILLPNNELEGRDLKEGDEVEVLIYRDSEDRLIATFRKTEALVGTLAKLEVVDDNPRLGAFLDWGLNKDLMLPNSQKETKVEIGKRYLVGLYEDSKGRVSATMKIYKFLMPSNDIKKGDIVNATVYRINDEIGTFVAVEDRYFGLIPKSECFEEYSVGDELTLRVTRVREDKKLDLSPRKLLSDQMESDAELVLGKMRLLKEHFRFNDNSSAEDIKDYFGISKKAFKRAIGSLLKNGLIEKSGDYFTLKK, encoded by the coding sequence ATGATAAAAGTTGGTAAAAGACAAAAATTAGTTATAAATAATTTTGCAAGTGTAGGAGCATATTTATTTGCTGGGACAGATGATGATAAGGATAACATACTTCTTCCTAACAATGAACTTGAAGGAAGAGATTTAAAAGAAGGAGATGAAGTTGAAGTTCTAATTTATAGAGATAGTGAAGATAGGCTTATTGCTACATTTAGAAAAACAGAAGCACTTGTTGGAACACTTGCTAAATTAGAAGTTGTTGATGATAATCCAAGATTAGGAGCTTTTTTAGATTGGGGACTTAATAAAGATTTAATGTTGCCTAATTCTCAAAAAGAAACTAAGGTTGAAATTGGTAAAAGGTATTTAGTTGGACTTTACGAAGATAGTAAGGGTAGAGTATCTGCTACAATGAAAATTTATAAATTCTTAATGCCTTCTAATGATATAAAAAAAGGTGACATTGTTAATGCAACAGTCTATAGAATAAATGATGAGATAGGAACTTTTGTTGCTGTTGAAGATAGATATTTTGGTTTAATTCCTAAAAGCGAATGTTTTGAAGAATATTCTGTTGGAGATGAATTGACTTTAAGAGTTACAAGAGTTAGAGAAGATAAAAAATTAGATTTAAGTCCTAGAAAACTTTTATCAGACCAAATGGAAAGTGATGCAGAACTTGTACTTGGTAAAATGAGACTTTTAAAAGAACATTTTCGTTTCAATGATAATAGTTCAGCAGAAGATATCAAAGATTACTTTGGTATAAGTAAAAAAGCATTTAAAAGAGCTATTGGTAGTCTTTTAAAAAATGGTTTGATTGAAAAAAGTGGAGATTATTTTACATTAAAAAAATAG
- a CDS encoding toxin-antitoxin system YwqK family antitoxin, protein MQKKNILILFIIFINLSFNTLSKNDKVIRSEDVEFRNGYYYLIGEKEPFTGIIEFQDESGKIMKGNFLNGIANGIAKTYSSDGRLLSETPYENGKKNGKHKRYYPNGNVELEKNYKNDKEEGMRISYYENGKIKIIGKWENDVPVGKGQVYDEEGNVIAETIYENGEVKILEK, encoded by the coding sequence ATGCAAAAGAAAAATATTTTAATACTTTTTATAATTTTTATTAATTTAAGCTTTAATACCTTATCTAAAAATGATAAAGTTATAAGAAGTGAAGATGTTGAGTTTAGAAATGGTTATTATTATTTAATTGGAGAGAAAGAACCTTTTACTGGTATCATTGAGTTTCAAGATGAAAGTGGAAAAATTATGAAAGGAAATTTTTTAAATGGAATTGCTAATGGAATAGCAAAAACATATTCTTCTGATGGAAGACTTCTTTCAGAAACTCCATATGAAAATGGAAAGAAAAATGGAAAACATAAAAGATACTATCCAAATGGAAATGTAGAATTAGAAAAAAATTATAAAAATGATAAAGAAGAAGGAATGAGAATATCATACTATGAAAATGGGAAAATTAAGATAATAGGGAAATGGGAAAATGATGTTCCTGTTGGTAAAGGACAAGTTTATGATGAAGAAGGAAATGTGATTGCTGAAACAATTTATGAAAATGGAGAAGTTAAAATATTGGAAAAATAA
- a CDS encoding RNA polymerase subunit sigma, translating to MNGEVAQIRDIAIYARHALKTKSKISYKPDKYENKIEFLFTENFEAKDVSEWYEHCIEKGLEDIKLSMPIAVKDPSLLAFSNTSQAGLVCYFKDNLVTYFIPKWEVKDKGWNVTYKEYRWENPPKEKVQFEDNTEDFKNTLSKIATLADKIDFQNFANIFTEAYDMLDGKEVESYYHKKYFSLMPERNARLLCSAGISDVFGGMGSWNDSPSWYAYEKGLESEYKKLSSELLTQIRLALLYSVNEW from the coding sequence ATGAATGGAGAAGTAGCACAAATACGTGATATTGCAATATATGCAAGACATGCTTTAAAAACAAAAAGTAAAATTTCATATAAACCTGATAAATATGAAAATAAAATAGAATTTTTGTTCACTGAAAATTTTGAAGCTAAAGATGTAAGTGAATGGTATGAACATTGTATAGAAAAAGGCTTAGAAGATATAAAACTTTCTATGCCAATTGCTGTAAAAGATCCAAGTTTACTTGCCTTTAGCAATACAAGTCAAGCTGGGTTAGTTTGTTATTTTAAAGATAATTTAGTCACTTACTTTATACCGAAGTGGGAAGTTAAAGATAAGGGTTGGAATGTAACCTATAAAGAATATAGATGGGAAAATCCTCCAAAAGAGAAAGTACAATTTGAAGATAATACTGAAGATTTTAAAAATACATTAAGTAAAATAGCTACTTTGGCAGATAAAATTGATTTTCAAAATTTTGCTAATATTTTTACAGAAGCTTATGATATGCTAGACGGAAAAGAAGTTGAAAGCTATTATCATAAAAAATATTTTTCATTGATGCCTGAGAGAAATGCAAGACTTCTTTGTTCAGCAGGAATTTCTGATGTTTTTGGTGGAATGGGTTCTTGGAATGATAGTCCTTCTTGGTATGCCTATGAAAAAGGCTTAGAAAGTGAATATAAAAAGCTTTCAAGTGAACTTTTAACACAGATAAGGCTTGCTCTCTTATATTCTGTCAATGAATGGTAA